In Verrucomicrobiota bacterium, the genomic stretch GGTGGACTGGGAATGCGTGGCAGTTTATTCATGGCTACACTTCCGATTCATCCTCCGCTTTCAGGCTGGTGACGCGCGACACGCCTTCCATGGCCCGCAGTTCAGTTAACAGTTCGTCCATCCGCTCCGCGTTGCGCAACAGCAACCGATAACTAACATCAGCGCCTTGCGTCCCCTCACTGGAGCGCTGGCTGGCACAGTGCGTGCGGCGGGCGTGCCGCTCCAACAGGCGACCCAAATCCGTTAACTCCTTGAGGGAACGGGACCAATGCAGGTTCACAATCAAGTCATACCGGTGCCGGGAACCGAAGGAAGTCGCCCACAGATAAATCATAACCAGCACAACGACCGCCAACCCGAGAATGGCCAGCGAAAACCGGTGTGTCCCGGTGGCCATGCCCAAGACCAGACTAGCCAGCACGTAGGTCGTATCCAAGGTGTCGCGCAAGATATTGCGGAAACGGACGATGGCGAACACTGCCATCAAACCAAAAGCGGTGACCAAATTATAAGCCATCACCATCATCACCAAAGCCACCAACAACGGCATGATGACCAGTGAGTTGACGAACGAGCGGGAATAGGACAAGCCGGAATGGGTAAGCATATAGGTCCAGGCAATCAACTGCCCGCCTAAAAAGCTAAGCGCCAGCGCGATGACCGTAATAGTCAGGTCCATCGGCTGTGACGCATAATCACTTTGTAACAACCAATTCATCTCAACTCAAAGTTTTCCTAATTGTCACCCGTTTGAAACATGGTTCAAGCTTTTTTTATAAAAATTACACCTGGTTCGCGGCGGCCCGGTCCGCTGTAAACCATTGCTAAAAAGTGACTCTCGCCACGTACATTCCCAAGTAAGCGCGCCCAAAGTCACGCCTTCCCAACGCCACCACGTCCCGCATGATGTACTTGAGTTCCAGCCGTTGGAGCTGGAGCCGATCTCCAGCCATCACGTACCCGCCATGCGCAGGGTGGTTATCCGCGCCAGGGATGGCGGTACGGAGCGCGATATTCGCGTTTCACCAGCGCCGCCGCCGCTGGGTTGTTGAGCACCTGTTCAGTCGCCGCATCCCAAGTAATCCGCGCGCCAGCCTGGTAGCTAACCATCGCCAGTTGCACGGTTGCCGCCGAATGATAGGCGTCTTCCGGCTGGCAGACCGGGGCCTGCCGGGACCGCACGGATTCCAGAAAATTGGCCATGTGTTTCAGTCCCATATCGGTTTTTACCTCGTTGACCTTGCGTTCCGCCTTTTTATCCTTGGAAACGACGATCCATTTGGCATCCGTGGCAAACACGGTTTCCTGCTCGCCAAAAAAGAAAATCCCATTTTCCACCTCGGGCGCATATTCTGCGGCACCCCAGATGTGGTGCCGCCAGGTAACCGGGCATCGCGCAAATTCAAAATGGGCCGTCAATATATCGGGCGTGGTGATTTTGCCTTTGTGGTAGTAAATGCCGCCGGTGGCTTGCAGGGTGCGGGGCACGGTCTCGCCGAGCACCATCCGCGTGGCATCAACCAGATGAATGCCCCAGTCCACCAAATGGCCGTTGCCATATTCTTTTTCCAACCGCCACGCAACATGGCCAATCTGAGGACAATAAGGCAATTTTGGGGCCGGTCCGCACCAAAGGTCCCAGTCCAATGACGCGGGCGGGTCTTGCACCACGGTATCACGCAGCCCTGCCGTGTAATGGATCTGCGCCTCAACGGCGATGATTTTGCCGGCCTTGCCTTCATCAATATATTGCTTGGCTGCCTGGATAGCCTGGCTTTGACGCCGCTGGAAGCCAATCTGGATGACCTGAGCCTTCCGTTTTTTGGCTGCGTCCACCATGGCCCGCCCCTCCCGCACATCATAGGCGAGTGGTTTTTCACAATAGATATCGAGCTTGCGCTCCAAGGCGGCGATAAACGGCAGGGCATGCCAATGCGGTGGTGTGGCAATGATCACCGCCTCTAATCCCGGTGTTTCCAGGAGTTGTTCGTATTGCTTGAACAATTTGGGCCGCGTCCCTTGCAGCTTCTCGAGCTTGGCCGCAGTCTCTTCCAAGTGCTGGGCGTCCACGTCGCAGATTGCCAGCACCTCCACCCCGCCCACTTTGAACGCCGCGTTGATATCTGACATGCCATACCCGCCGCAACCAATGACGCCCAGTTTGATTTTGCGGTCATCCGCCCCGGTTAATACGGATGGAGCGGCTAGCGCGCCGGCGGCGGCGGTTCCCAAGAAAGTACGACGGTTCATCATATATGCAATGGTTGCTCCGGCGAAACCCCGATCACTACATGATCGATTCCACCAAGTTTCTTGTCACCTTACAACATGCGTTGAAAATTTGCAACGCGAAGATGCAAAAATGAACAAGCGCGCGCGTGATTTTCAACAGGGAATTTCATCTCAAATTCACCAACCTGAAAGATTCGAATAAACCGTAACCGACCGTGTGATACTCCTGGCCCGGCGGTGGCCCGGTCTGCGGTCCTTTCTGGAACATGGCCGGCCACGCGGTGCCCAAGGATGGATTATTGTGGTGCGGCCCCAGCGTATTTTTAAGAGTGCCCACCACCGTGACTTCAATGGTGTTCTCACCAGCTTTGAGGAAACGGGTGACGTCGCATTGCCAGGGCTGGCTCGCAATGTGTCCGGCAGGTTTGCCATTTACCGTCACGCGCGCAATCGCGCCATACCACTTGGGCAGGGTAACACGATATTCACCCTCCGGTCTGCCCAGTGTGAACCGTTGGCGATACGTCACGCCTTCCGAATAGAAAGGATGTCCCTGAGTGTTCCAGTGACCCAACTGCAAAGTGGTTTCCGGCTGCACGACGAACCCTTTGTCCGTCGCGGCTAGCGTGAAGTCACCCAATAAGTAGGCGGGTTCCAGCTCATGATACATGGTCATGGGCGTGGCGGTAATCGTGACCACGTTTTCGCCCACACGCGCGGCGGCCCGCAGGTCCAGGCGGCCAAACGCCTTGTCGAGCCACCAAGCGCCGGGGCTGGCTTGCAGCGCTTTGCCGTTGCAAGTGACCTGATACAAATCAGGGCGTTCGATGACGATCTGCAGATTCGCCGGCACACGGTCGGCAATCACAAACCGGTAGCTGGCCTCGAACCCGCTGGTCGGCGGAAACTTTTTAGTGATCAGTTCATCCTTGAACTGCACGGCGCTATCCCACGGGTTACGATCCAAGCCATTTTTCTGAAAGACCATCTGTTGCGCTCTGAAAAAATACGCCTGGGTGATGGCCCCCCCGCCCGCTTTCGCATCCACATAATCCAGCGTCAACACGTTAGGGCCGATGCGACGGATTTCGGGAGCGGTGCCGGTAATTTCGGTTTCGGTCAGGGTGGGGGTGGACCACGGTTTCATCGGTTTGTGCGATAGGAACAGGAGCAGGCTGCCAGCAGGCGGCAGCTTGAAGGCGGATCGCACTTTCCCGGATTCACTGGTGAACGGATACGGCTGATTTTTTCCGGTATCGAGATCCCATTGCTCGACGCCGCCGGATTGACTGAGGACCTCGCCTCCTTGGGATTCCTCCAGGCTGGTATTCACCAGGAACAACAACTCGCCATCCGCCAAATGACGGCGCTGGTGGAACAAGCGGCCATGATCCTTGACGTTGGGTAAAATTGTAAATGACTCCAGGCTGGCGGGGGATAACGCGGCCAGAACATCCTCCTCCTTATCCGCAGCGACCCGGCGGCAATTGGGATGCGCCAGCAATGCAGTCACCCGCGTTGCCTCCACGCCCTCCAGCCGGCTGAGTGATTCCGAGGCGCAAATGACGCGCCCGCCCGCTTTTAGAAACTCTTCCAGCAGTTGCACGGTTTTAGCGTTAAGCGTTTCGGTATACGCAGGCAACACAAGCGTGTGGTACGCGCGCTGGCCCACCACCAACGTTTTACCCGTCACCGCGCCATGCCGGGCCAGGATATCTTCGCTGCCAAGATCATATTCTACTTGGGCGGCTTCGAGCCGTTCCAGGAGCCAGTGAAAGCTGTTGCCGATAAAATCCAGATTAGCGCCCATGTCCGGCTTGCCGCCCTTGGCGCTGCTCACTTGGGCTTTGGCGCTGGCTACGCCGTTATACATCCAAGCCGTCGTGGTGGGTTCCAGAATCAGGATTTCGTTGCGCTGCTCCCCCTGCGACATCGCCACCGCCAGCCGTTCAAAGTATGCGGCGGAAACGTGGTAATCGTTCCACCACGGCTCATGATAGGAAAAGGACTGGGGATGATCCCGTTTGCGCGCCCCGCGAATCGTGATGTATGAGAGATGTTGGTCCATCGTTTTCACCCCCAGCACGTACAGCCAGTCCCCGATGCGTTTCATGTCCTCGAACCGCAAGTCCCAGCCACCCGCGCCATACGCCTCGCACAAGGTGCGGCGGCCGAATTGGTTGCCCACGCTGCCCAGTTCTTTCACCGCGCGCACATTGCCAAACTGGGCGTGGGGATCGCCTTCCTTGTACTGGTTCATCAGGATGTCAATGGCGGGGCGCTGATGCCATTGATACATGCCCATGTTATCCGGCACGGAAACGGTTTTTGGCCACTCATGCTCCCAATAATGCCCCGTAAATTCGAGATGATTGGTTTCGCAATAGGTGAAATACGGCTTGCCCCAGCGCTCGGAAAACAACTCATGCAGTAGTTGAAAATAATTATGACGGACTTTCTTCCAGTCGCCCACCGACGTGAACAGGCTGGGCAGATTATCCAGTAAACTGTATCCCCACCGTTTTTGAAAGGCGGTCGGGAGATCGTCCGTCCACGGCAAACCGCCAGCGGGGCGGATTTCCGGTTCATCCGTGAAGGAGCCCGGCAACCGTTTCCCGAAATATCGGCCGAGTTCCTTGCGATATGCCTCAAGGGTCACTTCCAGAAACTTCTCTGTAACCCCCGGATACAACAAATCCACATAGGTGCGCCCGCCATGCCAGGGGCGCGGTTGGGCGCGCACGATGGATGCCGCGAGGTATCGGCCAGTCGGCAGTTGGGTTCCCTGACGCACCTGGTCCGTGACCGTTTCCGTACCTGTATCGCTCAGCTTGAACACGGCCAGCATCGTATTTGTCCAGGTCGGCGCTGCCTTCGTCTCGGACAAAGCCAATCCGCGCCCGCGCGACTCCGGCATCAGCTCCGGCACCCAGCCGCCGGCAAAACCGGAGGGATACGAATTCTCATCGTAAATCCAC encodes the following:
- a CDS encoding glycosyl hydrolase, whose protein sequence is MKTNGHVMKVTASSHWGGLTMAALMFAHGVFAANTPVQSRTVKRLFAKPPCEYSTAPLWVWNDMLTEEEVVSTLRDLASQQVKQAFVHPRPGLMTPYLGEDWFRLWKVALKEAGRLDMNLWIYDENSYPSGFAGGWVPELMPESRGRGLALSETKAAPTWTNTMLAVFKLSDTGTETVTDQVRQGTQLPTGRYLAASIVRAQPRPWHGGRTYVDLLYPGVTEKFLEVTLEAYRKELGRYFGKRLPGSFTDEPEIRPAGGLPWTDDLPTAFQKRWGYSLLDNLPSLFTSVGDWKKVRHNYFQLLHELFSERWGKPYFTYCETNHLEFTGHYWEHEWPKTVSVPDNMGMYQWHQRPAIDILMNQYKEGDPHAQFGNVRAVKELGSVGNQFGRRTLCEAYGAGGWDLRFEDMKRIGDWLYVLGVKTMDQHLSYITIRGARKRDHPQSFSYHEPWWNDYHVSAAYFERLAVAMSQGEQRNEILILEPTTTAWMYNGVASAKAQVSSAKGGKPDMGANLDFIGNSFHWLLERLEAAQVEYDLGSEDILARHGAVTGKTLVVGQRAYHTLVLPAYTETLNAKTVQLLEEFLKAGGRVICASESLSRLEGVEATRVTALLAHPNCRRVAADKEEDVLAALSPASLESFTILPNVKDHGRLFHQRRHLADGELLFLVNTSLEESQGGEVLSQSGGVEQWDLDTGKNQPYPFTSESGKVRSAFKLPPAGSLLLFLSHKPMKPWSTPTLTETEITGTAPEIRRIGPNVLTLDYVDAKAGGGAITQAYFFRAQQMVFQKNGLDRNPWDSAVQFKDELITKKFPPTSGFEASYRFVIADRVPANLQIVIERPDLYQVTCNGKALQASPGAWWLDKAFGRLDLRAAARVGENVVTITATPMTMYHELEPAYLLGDFTLAATDKGFVVQPETTLQLGHWNTQGHPFYSEGVTYRQRFTLGRPEGEYRVTLPKWYGAIARVTVNGKPAGHIASQPWQCDVTRFLKAGENTIEVTVVGTLKNTLGPHHNNPSLGTAWPAMFQKGPQTGPPPGQEYHTVGYGLFESFRLVNLR
- a CDS encoding Gfo/Idh/MocA family oxidoreductase codes for the protein MMNRRTFLGTAAAGALAAPSVLTGADDRKIKLGVIGCGGYGMSDINAAFKVGGVEVLAICDVDAQHLEETAAKLEKLQGTRPKLFKQYEQLLETPGLEAVIIATPPHWHALPFIAALERKLDIYCEKPLAYDVREGRAMVDAAKKRKAQVIQIGFQRRQSQAIQAAKQYIDEGKAGKIIAVEAQIHYTAGLRDTVVQDPPASLDWDLWCGPAPKLPYCPQIGHVAWRLEKEYGNGHLVDWGIHLVDATRMVLGETVPRTLQATGGIYYHKGKITTPDILTAHFEFARCPVTWRHHIWGAAEYAPEVENGIFFFGEQETVFATDAKWIVVSKDKKAERKVNEVKTDMGLKHMANFLESVRSRQAPVCQPEDAYHSAATVQLAMVSYQAGARITWDAATEQVLNNPAAAALVKREYRAPYRHPWRG
- a CDS encoding DUF4956 domain-containing protein; this translates as MNWLLQSDYASQPMDLTITVIALALSFLGGQLIAWTYMLTHSGLSYSRSFVNSLVIMPLLVALVMMVMAYNLVTAFGLMAVFAIVRFRNILRDTLDTTYVLASLVLGMATGTHRFSLAILGLAVVVLVMIYLWATSFGSRHRYDLIVNLHWSRSLKELTDLGRLLERHARRTHCASQRSSEGTQGADVSYRLLLRNAERMDELLTELRAMEGVSRVTSLKAEDESEV